A stretch of DNA from Dehalococcoidia bacterium:
GCCCCCAGATAGTTGCCTATATGCAGGCGTCCGGTGGGGCGAACGCCCGAAAAAACACGCTTTTTCATAATGCTCCTTCAATAGAAAAGTGTAACACAGGACTCGTTAGGTCGGCAACGCGGGGAGTCAAACTCCCCCTTTGGGAAAGGGGGACTAAGGGGGATTTTTCCAGATGCTGTTTGTGTTTTGGCCGAAAGAATCTCTCTCTTATCTCTCCTTTCCAAGGAGAGAGGAATTATTGTCAATTCTTCACCTTCGTGGGAGATATAAGAGTAAGGTAGGCCTATTCACTAAAAGCTGCCCGCCGAGGGTTTTTTCACTCCCCCGTCACGTCGCGCAGGCGGGCCATCACGTCGTCGATGGTCTCGTCGTCTGTAGAAGCCCCCGCCGTTACGCCAATTTTTTGCTTGTTCTTGAGCCAGGCCGGGTCTATCTCAGCTGCCGTTTCAATCAGGCGCGTATCCGCTACCGTGGAGCACAGCTCGAAGAGGTGCTTGGTGTTGGCGCTGTTGCGCCCGCCGATGACGAAAACTATATCCGAGTCTTTGGCCATCTTGAGTGTGTCGGCTTGTCTGCGGCGTATGTCGTGGCACAGCGTATCGATGACGCGTATCTCGGCGTCCTTCACCAGCGCTATGTCGATGACATCCTTGACGAAGCGCGAAAAGGCCTTCGGTATCTGCGTGGTCTGTGAGAGAAGTCCCAGCTTGCGCGGGAGCTCCTCCAGTTTACTAAGGTCGCGGGCGTCCAGCGTCGCCATGCCCTTGCCGTCAGCCCAGCCCAATATGCCTTTGACCTCCGGATGATCCACGTCGCCGAAAACAACGGTGTAAAAACCCGCGTCCGCCAGTTTGCGGGCAGCCACCTGGGCGCGCTTGACGAAGGGGCATGTGGTATCGATGGCAGTCAGCCCGCGGGATTCGATCTCCTCGGTAACTCTGGGGCCGACGCCGTGCGCGCTGACAACCACGG
This window harbors:
- the ispH gene encoding 4-hydroxy-3-methylbut-2-enyl diphosphate reductase translates to MPTRIKKASNIGFCMGVRRAIDIITDVADKQGGVETLGALVHNQQVLKKLAEHGVSIVDNVSDIKGKTVVVSAHGVGPRVTEEIESRGLTAIDTTCPFVKRAQVAARKLADAGFYTVVFGDVDHPEVKGILGWADGKGMATLDARDLSKLEELPRKLGLLSQTTQIPKAFSRFVKDVIDIALVKDAEIRVIDTLCHDIRRRQADTLKMAKDSDIVFVIGGRNSANTKHLFELCSTVADTRLIETAAEIDPAWLKNKQKIGVTAGASTDDETIDDVMARLRDVTGE